Proteins from a genomic interval of Candidatus Neomarinimicrobiota bacterium:
- a CDS encoding DUF427 domain-containing protein produces the protein MTQTTLTDNRYGPGVKQLLRPELDPSPRRVRVVFGGETIADSKQVLLVREPRRTPIYVFPRDDVRLDLLAPSPHRAPRGHLGKAAFWNVRVGDRVAENAAWAIPAPPAELAAIADHVAFDWGSMDAWYEEAEEVFVHPRDPYHRVDVLQSDRHVQVIVGGETVAETHRPRLLFETGLPTRYYIPPDDVRMDLLQPTDTTTRCPYKGVASYWSVNAGGKVAKDLVWGYKDPVPECPKIKGWLCFFNERVDRIIVDGEVQPVPKTPWS, from the coding sequence ATGACGCAGACAACATTGACGGATAACAGGTACGGCCCGGGCGTAAAGCAGCTTTTGAGGCCTGAGCTGGACCCCTCCCCACGGCGGGTGCGGGTCGTTTTCGGTGGCGAAACCATCGCCGACAGCAAGCAGGTCCTCCTGGTGCGCGAGCCGCGGCGCACGCCCATCTATGTCTTTCCCCGGGATGACGTCCGGCTGGACCTGCTGGCACCTAGCCCCCACCGCGCTCCCCGTGGCCACCTCGGCAAGGCCGCCTTCTGGAATGTGCGTGTGGGCGACCGCGTGGCCGAAAATGCCGCCTGGGCCATCCCCGCGCCACCGGCCGAACTTGCCGCCATCGCCGACCATGTGGCCTTTGACTGGGGCAGCATGGACGCCTGGTACGAGGAGGCCGAGGAGGTCTTCGTCCATCCCCGCGACCCCTACCATCGTGTGGACGTGCTGCAAAGCGACCGTCACGTGCAGGTTATCGTGGGCGGCGAAACCGTCGCGGAGACCCACCGCCCCCGCCTGCTGTTTGAGACGGGTCTGCCCACCCGTTACTACATCCCCCCAGACGATGTCCGCATGGACCTGCTGCAACCCACCGACACCACCACCCGGTGTCCCTACAAAGGCGTCGCTTCCTACTGGTCTGTCAACGCTGGCGGGAAGGTCGCAAAGGACCTGGTCTGGGGCTACAAGGACCCTGTCCCGGAGTGCCCCAAGATCAAGGGCTGGCTCTGTTTTTTCAACGAGAGAGTGGACCGCATCATCGTCGACGGCGAGGTGCAGCCCGTGCCCAAAACGCCGTGGTCATAA
- a CDS encoding phosphoribosylanthranilate isomerase has protein sequence MLPAQRPRIKICCIGSLEEARLAVAYGASALGLVSEMPGGPGVIPEELITRIAARVPPAVSTFLLTSHQDAGAIIAQQRACRTSTIQLCDRLPLDDVRRLRAALPGIALVQVVHITGAEAVEEAVKVTPQVHGLLLDSGNRSLPVKELGGTGRTHDWDISRRIREAVDVPVFLAGGLNPKNVRDAIDTVSPFGVDVCSGVRSSGALDETKLAAFFRQVAGAELAH, from the coding sequence ATGCTGCCAGCACAAAGGCCCCGTATCAAAATCTGCTGCATCGGCAGCCTGGAAGAGGCCCGGCTGGCCGTCGCCTACGGTGCGTCGGCCCTGGGTCTGGTATCCGAGATGCCCGGCGGTCCGGGCGTCATACCCGAGGAGCTCATCACCCGTATCGCGGCCCGCGTGCCGCCGGCTGTCTCCACCTTCCTGCTCACCAGCCACCAGGATGCAGGGGCCATCATCGCTCAGCAACGGGCCTGCCGCACCTCCACCATCCAGCTCTGCGACCGGCTGCCGCTGGATGATGTCCGCCGATTGCGCGCTGCGCTGCCAGGCATAGCGCTGGTGCAGGTCGTCCACATCACGGGCGCGGAGGCCGTGGAGGAAGCTGTGAAGGTGACGCCCCAGGTACACGGCCTGCTGCTGGACTCCGGCAACCGCTCACTGCCCGTGAAGGAGCTGGGCGGCACGGGCCGCACCCACGACTGGGACATCAGCCGGCGCATTCGGGAGGCCGTGGACGTGCCCGTATTCCTTGCCGGCGGGCTGAACCCAAAAAACGTTCGCGACGCCATCGACACCGTCAGCCCGTTTGGCGTGGACGTGTGCAGCGGCGTCCGGTCCTCGGGCGCTCTTGACGAGACCAAGCTGGCCGCCTTCTTCAGGCAGGTCGCCGGTGCCGAGCTTGCCCACTAG
- the carA gene encoding glutamine-hydrolyzing carbamoyl-phosphate synthase small subunit: MGSLQRAGRSRVLTFGEPATLLLANGAVFHGTAYGAIGEAGGEVCFNTGMTGYQEVLTDPSYAGQLVTMTYPHIGNTGINPDDVESHRIQVAGFIVRKGETTPSNWRSTQPLDRYLADAGIVGIQGIDTRMLTRMVRSEGAMNGIISSTETDPDKLKTKLGAVPDMSGLNLAATVSTAEPYVWGRGEGRFKVVAYDFGIKWNILRLLTEHGGPGAGCAVTVVPAHTPAREVLALKPDGVLLSNGPGDPAPVKPAIEAVQELLGQVPIFGICLGHQILALALGAKTYKLPYGHRGTNHPVKNLETGKVEITSQNHGFAVAADSLDGAVARVTHVNLNDDTVEGLRCEQLPAYSVQYHPEGSPGPHDARYLFDQFMGLMEG, translated from the coding sequence ATGGGCTCCCTCCAGCGTGCCGGGCGGTCCCGCGTGCTGACGTTCGGAGAGCCGGCCACACTGCTACTGGCTAACGGGGCGGTTTTTCACGGCACGGCGTATGGTGCCATCGGCGAAGCAGGCGGCGAGGTCTGCTTCAACACCGGCATGACCGGGTACCAGGAGGTGCTCACCGACCCTTCCTACGCCGGCCAGCTGGTGACCATGACCTACCCCCACATCGGCAACACCGGCATCAATCCCGACGACGTGGAGTCGCACCGCATTCAGGTGGCGGGGTTTATCGTCCGCAAGGGCGAGACGACGCCCTCCAACTGGCGCTCGACCCAGCCGCTGGACCGCTACCTGGCCGATGCGGGCATTGTGGGCATCCAGGGCATTGACACTCGGATGCTGACCCGCATGGTGCGCAGCGAGGGGGCCATGAACGGCATCATCTCCAGCACGGAAACCGACCCAGACAAACTGAAAACCAAGCTGGGGGCGGTGCCGGACATGTCGGGCCTGAACCTGGCCGCCACCGTCAGCACTGCCGAGCCCTATGTCTGGGGCCGGGGGGAGGGGCGTTTCAAGGTGGTGGCCTATGACTTCGGCATCAAGTGGAACATCCTGCGCCTGCTGACGGAGCACGGCGGCCCGGGGGCCGGCTGCGCGGTGACGGTGGTGCCCGCCCACACGCCGGCCAGGGAGGTGCTGGCCCTGAAGCCCGATGGTGTGCTCCTGTCCAATGGCCCCGGCGATCCGGCGCCGGTGAAGCCGGCCATCGAGGCCGTACAGGAACTTTTGGGGCAGGTGCCCATCTTCGGCATCTGCCTGGGGCACCAGATCCTGGCCCTGGCGCTGGGGGCCAAGACCTATAAGCTGCCCTATGGCCACCGGGGCACCAACCACCCGGTGAAGAACCTGGAAACGGGCAAGGTGGAGATCACCAGCCAGAACCACGGCTTCGCGGTGGCGGCGGACTCGCTGGACGGGGCGGTGGCCCGGGTGACCCACGTGAACCTGAACGATGACACGGTGGAGGGGCTGCGCTGCGAGCAGCTGCCGGCCTACTCGGTGCAGTACCACCCGGAAGGCAGCCCGGGGCCCCACGATGCGCGCTACCTGTTCGATCAGTTTATGGGGCTGATGGAGGGGTAG